From Spirosoma aerolatum, one genomic window encodes:
- a CDS encoding mandelate racemase/muconate lactonizing enzyme family protein: MKRRTFLNQLTSASALALSPVVASQGATSLFDYAGGDDLMKHKIADVNYTEVQLKWPRFVGKNARRDIHGYGPKVTVCTLTTDQGAKGWGQPNGRRNDEVIAYIKGKRVADLFQLAQGVTDAKALAFDVPLHDLAGVILNKPVYQLMGQKKPILTKCYSGMIYFDELEPKEGKVGTLANGFDKILEECKHDYDMGYRQFKLKIGRGNMWMEKSAGLQRDIEVTKLVAKTFPNCDILVDGNDGFTPDSLIAYVKGIGDIPLFWIEEPFAENVADYRKLRDWLTANKIKTLLADGEYDPDQKLLRELETQKLIDVHITDIMGYGFTPWRKIMPELQKMGIQASPHAFGELLKTYYTAHLTGALGNTVTIEGVPCTSDDIDFGDYKLVGGQLVPSSAPGFGMKLLKTT, encoded by the coding sequence ATGAAACGTAGAACCTTCCTAAACCAGTTGACCAGTGCTTCGGCACTTGCACTCAGTCCTGTAGTCGCTAGCCAGGGCGCTACGTCGCTTTTCGATTACGCGGGGGGCGACGATCTGATGAAGCACAAAATTGCGGATGTCAATTATACAGAGGTTCAACTGAAATGGCCACGTTTCGTAGGGAAAAACGCCCGTCGCGATATACACGGCTACGGCCCCAAAGTGACAGTCTGCACGCTCACCACCGATCAGGGAGCAAAAGGCTGGGGCCAGCCCAACGGTCGGCGGAATGACGAGGTGATTGCTTACATAAAAGGCAAACGAGTTGCCGACTTATTTCAACTAGCCCAGGGCGTTACTGATGCTAAAGCACTGGCCTTCGATGTTCCGCTGCACGATCTGGCGGGTGTTATTCTCAATAAGCCGGTTTACCAACTCATGGGCCAGAAGAAACCCATCCTGACCAAGTGCTATAGCGGCATGATTTACTTCGACGAGCTGGAGCCGAAAGAAGGGAAAGTAGGAACCCTGGCCAATGGATTCGACAAGATTCTGGAAGAATGTAAGCACGATTACGACATGGGCTACCGCCAGTTTAAGCTCAAAATCGGTCGGGGCAATATGTGGATGGAGAAATCGGCTGGTTTGCAGCGCGACATTGAGGTGACCAAACTCGTCGCCAAGACCTTCCCCAACTGCGACATTCTGGTCGATGGCAACGATGGCTTTACGCCCGACAGCCTGATTGCGTACGTAAAAGGCATTGGCGACATTCCCTTGTTCTGGATCGAAGAACCCTTTGCCGAAAACGTAGCCGATTACCGGAAACTGCGGGATTGGTTAACGGCAAATAAGATAAAAACACTACTGGCCGACGGCGAATACGACCCCGACCAAAAGCTCCTTCGCGAACTCGAAACGCAGAAACTAATCGACGTACATATTACCGATATCATGGGATATGGTTTTACACCCTGGCGAAAAATCATGCCCGAATTGCAAAAGATGGGCATTCAGGCTTCACCCCATGCGTTCGGCGAATTACTCAAAACCTACTATACCGCTCATCTGACAGGCGCTTTAGGCAACACCGTCACGATTGAAGGCGTCCCCTGCACCAGCGATGATATTGACTTTGGTGATTACAAACTGGTTGGTGGGCAACTGGTTCCCTCATCGGCTCCAGGCTTCGGCATGAAACTATTGAAAACCACCTAG